The Fusobacterium periodonticum 1_1_41FAA genomic sequence CTCACAAACTCCATTATTTTGAAGGCATCACTATTATCTAAGCCTTGATCTATTAAATAGTTCATAATGTCATCTCTCACTGTTATTATTTGTGAAAGAGTTGCTTGGCCATTTCTTACAAACTCTTGAGCATTATTAAGCCAAACGTTTGTACCATGTGAAAGTCCTGATATTCTTACAAGCTCTGCAAAAGTTGTAGGCCTTGTATCTATTAGCATTTGTCTAACAAAACCTGTACCAAACTCAGGTATCCCATAAGTTCCTATTTCTGTTCCTATTTCTTCAGGACTTACTCCTAGTGATTCAGTTGATGAGAATATTTTTAAAGTATCCTTATCAGCAAGTGGAATATCCTTAATTTCCATATTAGTATATTCTTGTAAAAGCTTTATAGTTGTAGGGTCATCATGTCCTAGTATATCAAGTTTTACTAGCTGTTCGTCCATTACGTGATAATCATAATGGGTTGTCGTAGATTCACTTGTTTCATCATTAGCTGGTCTTTGTACAGGACAGAATTCATAGATAGAATTTCCTTGAGGAACTATTACCATTCCTCCTGGGTGTTGACCTGTTGTTTTCTTTGCACCTTGACAAAGTCTACCTAATCTAACAATTTCTGCTTTAGCTGCTTCCAAATTATTTTTTTCAAAATATTTTATGACATAGGCCTCAGCATTTTTTTCTGCCAATGTTGATATAGTTCCTGCTTTAAATACATTCTCTTTACCAAAAAGTTCTTCACAATATCTATGAATTTCAGATTGATATTCTCCTGAGAAGTTCAAGTCAATATCAGGGACTTTATCTCCTTTAAATCCCATAAATACTTCAAACGGTATTGAGTATCCATCTTTTCTAAGTGGAGCACCACAGTTAGGACATATTTTATCAGGTAAATCTATACCTACTCCTTCTTTTTCAATAAACTCTGAATGTTTACACTCAGGATTATCACAAATATAGTGAGGATATAGAGCATTAACTTCTGTTATTCCCATCATAAAAGCTACAAGTGAAGATCCAACTGAACCTCTTGATCCAACTAGATAACCATTATCCAAAGATTTCTTAACTAATTTTTGAGCTGATAGATACAGAACTGAGAAACCATTGTTTATAATGGCATTTAATTCTCTTTCTAGTCTTGCTGATACTATATTAGGTAAAGGATCTCCATATATTCTATATGCCTTTTCATAAGTCATAGTTCTAACTATTTCTTCGGCATTATCCATTTTTGGTGGATAGAATCCTTCTGGTATAGGTTTTATACCTTCTTCTACCATATCAGCTATTTTATTTGTGTTAGTTATAATAACTTCTTTGGCCTCTTGTTCGCCTAAGTAACTAAATTCTTTTAGCATTTCATCTGTTGTTCTAAAGTAAAAACCATTATTTACTCTATATTGATTTGGACTGTATACTGTTCCACTACCAAATAGTAAAATTGATCTTATTATATCTTCATTTTCATCTAAATAATGAACATTAGAGCTTGCTGTTACTAAAATTCCAAGTCTTTTACCTAAGTCATAAAAATATTTATTCATCTTTTCAACATCATCATAAGATACTAAAGAACCTGTTCCTTCTTTTTCTATAAGCTCATTATAAGTTGATTTGGGTAATAATTCTATGTAGTCATAAAATTTTGCTGTTTCTTCTAGTTTTTCTAAGTCATGTCTTAAATATAATTCTACAAGCTCTCCTGAATTCATAAAATGTGCACTCAAAGAACTTCCGACTATAAGTCCTTCTCTATTTTCTTTTAATACTGACTTAGGAATTCTTGCTTTTTTGTTTCCGAAGTATTTTATATGTCCTTTAGAAACTAATTTGTACATATTTTTTAAGCCTTCTTGAGTTTTAACTTGCACCATAATATTTTTTAAAGATTGCTTTTTAACATTAACTTCAAAACCTTTATTTATATCTTTAAGGTATTCTATACCTTTTTCTTTATATTTTTCTAAGAATATAATAAACATATTGGCTGTTGCTTGTGAGTCGTCAACTGCTCTATGGTGTTTTTCAAGAGCAAGTCCTAAAGCCTTATTCAAGTCCCCTAGACCATATTTTTTGAAATCTGGGAACAAGTCTCTTGCCATTTGTAAGGTATCAATGACAGAGCATTCCAAATCTATATTCAAATACTCTTTTATATCTCTTTTTATAAATCCCATATCAAAAGGTGCATTATGAGCAACTAAAACTGCATCTCCAATAAATTCTACAAACTTTCCTATCACTTCATCTATTTTAGGTTGATTTGCAACTTGTTCATTTGTAATACTAGTGATTTCAGTAATATGATACGGAATAGATATTCCTGGATTGATAAGTTGCGAGTATCTATCAATTATTCTTCCAGCTTTTATTTTTACAGCACCTATTTCTATTATTTTATTAGTATGAGAGTTTAATCCTGTAGTTTCTATATCAAATACTACGAATTCTTCTTCATCTATTTTTTTATCTTTAGGATTTGTAATCATAAGTGCTTCATCATCTATCATATACATTTCACAACCAAAGATAACTTTCATTTTATTGTCATCTTTTGAAAGCTTCTTCCCTGTCTTATAGGCTGCTGGATAAGAGTGGACAACAGAATAATCTGTGATAGCTATAGCCTTATGTCCATATTCTTTGGCTCTTTTTATAAGATCTTCAACATCAGTTACTCCAACCATTTCACTCATTTTTGTATGTGTATGTAGCTCAACCATTTTTTCTTCTGCTGTATCTTCTTTTTTAATAACTTCTTTTTCAATGATATTTACTGTATTTATCATTAAAGTCTTTTCATTTCCAGCATAGGTATCCATTTGAACTTTTCCACTAAGTTTTAAAATCTTTCCTTCTGAAATATCTAGATTATCATTTTCATCTAAGAATATTTTAGAAGTAAGAGAACTTTCTCCATCAGTAATTCTTATAGTTTTTAAAGTTTTTCCACTTTTTAATACCATGCCTTCTATAGAGAATATTTCTCCTTGAACTATACAAGGTTCTCCATCATATAGGTCATAGAAATCTTTTATAGATATAACATCACCTTTTATATCTTTAGTTTTTGAACCTCTTTTAAAATCATTTTTAGCTTTATACACTTGAGTTTCTGTCACAGAATTTTCTTTTATAATCTTTTCTCTTTCAGAACTTATAATATTTTGTTGTTTTTCCATATCAGCTTTTATTTTTTCTTCAACATTTGAAAACTCTTTTGAAAAATCTCCTACAGAAAACATAATCTTATAGTCTTTTAAACCATATTCTGCTAAAATACTTTCTATTTTTGAAGAAATCTTAACTTCTTCTAACATAAACTTTATATGTTCATCATTAAGTTCTATAATTATATAATTATTTTTAACATATACCTTGTAAAAACACAAAAAGGACTTAGAGGTTGTATTCCTAGATTTCAACCTTTCTATAGCCCTAATTGCAATTGTTTTTATTTCTTCATCTTCTAATTTTAATTCTTTGTTTTCTGTTACAAACTCTATCTCTATTTCTCTACCAAATTTTGAAAGAACATCTTTATATATAGTATCGATATCATCTATACAACCCATACAAGATACTGAACAATTGAAAGTTATCCTCTTAGTCCTTGTGTTTAAGAGGATATTTTTAATCTCTATACTTTTTACACCTAATTTTTCAAAAACTTCCATATTAGGTTCTATCATAATTTGCCTATTATTCATATCTATTCTCCAAAGCTCATATTATAAATTAGTTTATCTCTCTCCAAATAATCTATCTAAAATTATTGCAACAGCTGCTCTAACTGATAAGTGATTATATTTTGAATTAGCTCTAATTGGTTCTAATATATGATCAGACATAGCCATAACTTCATCAGTTAAGCCCCAACCTGTTCCAAAAAGTAAAAGGTAAGGTTTATCATCTTCAAATATTTGTTTAGATAAATTTTCATAACTTATACTGTTATCAAATATTCTAGCTGATGTTGTTATAATTAAAGGCTTTTGTCCTTCAATTCTTTCAATTTCTTCCACAACTGCCTCTATACTTTCTGCAACATCTGTCACTCTGAAAGCTTGTTCTCTGTCTTTGTTATATTGACCACCTGTACCATCTTGCCAATATCCTATTATTCTTTCTGTCAATTTTTTTTGTGCATCAACAGGAACAACCAATCTATATCCTTTTATTTCATAAGTTCCACAAGATCTTGATATATCATGGATATCAAAATTTGTTACAGAAGTACAAACAATATCTTTATTTCTATTGTAAACTGGATAGTGAACTAAACTTAAATAAACTTTATTTCTCATTGTATACTTTACACTTCCTCTTTTTTTATCTCTTCTTTAATTTCATCTAATAGTTTTTTCTCTAACTTAGTTAATTCTCTTTTTTCAATCAGATCTCTTCTTCTTAAATAAGTTCTTTTTAAACTTTCTTTTAATCTCCACTCATCTATTTTTTTATGATTTCCTGATATCAGTACCTCAGGTACTCTTAAACCTTTATATTCAGCTGGTCTTGTGTAATGTGGATAATCTAAAAGTCCATTGTAGAAAGAATCATTTTCATAAGAATCCTTCTTTATTACATCTGGTAAAAGCCTTATAATAGTATCAGAAATAACCATAGCTGGAAGTTCTCCACCTGTTAATACAAAGTCACCTATGGATAATTCCATATCTACCTTATTTTCAACTACTCTTTCATCTATACCTTCATAGTGCCCTGCTATTATAGTTAACTCTTCTTCTTTAGCAAGTTCTTTTGCTATCTCCTGATTAAAAGTTTTTCCTTGTGGAGATGTATAGATAACTTTTCCTGAAAGATTTTCTAGTGCTAAAAATAGTGGCTCTGGCTTCATAACCATTCCGTTTCCACCACCAAAAGGCATGTCATCAGCTTGTTTATGTTTGTCAAAACAATAGTCTCTAATATCAATAATATTTACTTCCACTGCTCCAAATTTTATTGCCCTTGAAATGATACTCTCACTCACAAAGCCTTCAAACATCTTTGGAAATAATGTTAAAATATTTATTTTCATTTCTTTACCTTAGGTTCTTTCATACCTTCTATGGTATCAACTAACATTTTTTTGTTTTCAAAATCAATATTTTTAATAAATACATCTACATCAGGTATCATAGTTTCAAAGTCTTCACTTTCTATAACATAAATATCATGTGCTGCTGTATCCATAATTTCAGTTATTTCCCCTAGATACTCATCACCCTTTACATCATAGACTTTAAAACCTAACATATCACTTACTAAATGTTCGTCTTCTCCAATTCCAACTATATCTCTTCTAACCTTTATAGCTGCATTTCTAATTTCAATAGTATCTTGTTTGTTTTTTATCTCTTCAAAAGTAAAAATCCATTTATTCGCAACAAGAGGTGCTATCTTTTTTACAGTCAATAGTTTTTGTTGCTTATCTTCCAATTCCAAAATAACTTTATTTCCAACTAACATTTCTATATTTTGTAAATCAGAAATTACTTTGACTTCTCCTTTTAAATGATGAGAACCTAAAACTTTTCCCGCAACAATCATACTGACTCCTAATCTAAAAATTCAACACTTACATTAAGTTTATCTTTTACTCCAGCTGCCTGCATAACTCCTCTGATTGCATTAGCTGTAAGTCCATTTTTCCCTATTATTTTTCCCATTTCTCCTTTAGCAACACTAACTTTGAATGTTACATCTGAATCTAAAACTTCATAAGTTATATTCACTTTATCTTCTGTTTCTACTAATTGTTTAATAATAAAATTTAATAAACTTTCTAAATTTTCCATTTTTCCTCCGTTATAGAGTCCCTTTCCAAGCACCCTCTTCAATAATTTTCAAATCTACCCATCTATTTCCTAAATCAATTAATACTTCTCTCATCATGTCTTTATAATCATCTGTTGAAATAACACTTATGATACCATTAGTTGAATCAAGAGTTCTTACAACTCCTGCTCCTTCATAGGCTTCCACTATTTTATTGATAAAGTCTATATCTTCTTTTTTACTTTGTATTATAAATTCATAACTTTTTTTCATCAACATTTAACCTCATCTACCTTCAAAAATATCTATAAGTTCAATAAATTTATCTATTGATATATTTTCTGCTCTTTCATTTTCAGATATTTCAACTTGATTTAATATTTCTTTTATCTTATCCTTTGAATATCCCAATGTTGCTAGATTATTTACGATATTTTTTCTCTTATTTGAAAAAGCTGCCTTTATATATTTAAAGAATAAATCTTCTGAAATCTTGTTTTTGTATCTATCATCTTTATAGAATTTTATTGAGATAAAAGCTGAATCAACATTTGGAACAGGATTAAAAAATTCTCTTGGGATAGTGAACAGATAGTCTGCTTCTCCATAATATTCAACTGCAAGAGTTAAAATAGATCTTTCTTTTCCTGCTTTTGCACAAATTCTTTCTCCAACTTCCTTTTGAACCATAATATATGCTTCATCTATTAGTTCTTTATTCTCTATAAGTTTATTGATAATTGGTGATGTTATGTAATAAGGTATATTTGCAACAACCTTAGTCCCTTTATTTAGATATTTAGTCAAGTCTACTTCCAAAACATCTCCCATTACAAGAGTGTAGTTCTCTTTTGAAGAAAACTTTTTTCTAAGACCTGCTTCTAAGTCCTTATCTATCTCAACACAAGTTAATTTTTTAGCTCTTTCAACTAATAGGTTTGTCAAAGCCCCTTGCCCTGGTCCTATTTCTAAAATCTCGTCATTTTCATCAATATTAGAAACTTCTATTATTTGATTTAAGATTTCATCTTTATTATTTAAAAAGTTTTGACCATACTTCTTTTTATGTTTAAAGTCCATTTCTGGCTCCTATTCAAAAACTACAACAGCTATATATGGTAAATTTCTATACTTTTGATCATAGTCAAGTCCATAACCAATTACAAATTTATCTGGAACATCAAAACCTACATAATCAATGTCTATGTTTACCTTTCTTCTTTCAGGCTTACTCAATAAAGTACAAGTTTTAAGAGTTTTTACTCCTTTTGATTCTTTAAAATATCTTATAACATGTTCTAAAGTTAAACCTGTATCTATTATATCTTCAACGATTAAAACATGTTTTCCTCTTAAGTCTAAATCAGTATCTTTTAAAATTTTAACATCTCCACTACTTACAGTTTCACTTCCATAACTAGATACAGACATAAAATCTATTATAACTGGTGAATTTATTTCCTTTACTAAATCACTTAAAAAAACTACTGATCCTTTCAATAGTCCCACACAGTAAACTTCTTCTCCAGCATAGTCTTTTTCTATTTGCTTAGCTAATTCCTTAATTCTATTTTCAACAGTCTTTCTATCAATCAAATTTTCAATTCTATAGTTCACTGAAAATCCTCCCCTAAATAATTTATACTTTAATAATAGATTTTACCATTTTAACGAAATTTTATCAAGATATAGAAGTTCACTTTTAAAAAGTCTTTGGAAAAAATATCATTTTATTCTATGTACATATTTTATATATACTTTCAGTTTCAAATAAAAGATGAGATAATTCTGTATCAAATGAATAACTATCAATTAATGGATAAGTATAACTAGGCATATATTCATTTTTATCTAGTACCTCCATCATTATCTTTATTTGTCTCTTTGCTTCCCTTAAAATAGCTCTTGGAACCTCATCAAAATTTCTCATTTCTATGTCATAAGGAGTTAATTTTGGCTCTGGCTTTGCTAATTCTTCATCTATTTTATCCAATGTTTTTTGACATTGTTGTATAACTTTTTCTAAATTTTTCTTTCTTTTACTCATTTTACCCCACCTTATTTTCATTTTCTCTACCTCATTTTGTAAATTTCATAAAAAATATTCTTTTTACTATTAGAGTAACATTTATAACAGAAAAAAGCAATTTTTTTAAAATAAAAAAGAGAATTTTCAAGCTATTAATTCTCAAAAATTCTCTTAACTTTTTATTCTTATTTTTTAGGTGGTAAAATTTCTATCCAATATCCATCAGGATCAGTTATAAAATATATACCCATTTTTTCATTTACAAAAACGACACAACCCATTTCTGTATGTTTTTTGAATGCTCCTTCGTAGTCATCTACTTCAAAAGCTAAATGGAATTCTTCATCACCTAAATCATATTTTTCTGTTCTATCTGCAAGCCAAGTTAATTCTAGTTGAAAGTTTGTTATTCCATCTCCTAGATAAACTATTTTATAGCTTCCATCTTCTGCAAATTTTTCTCTTTCAACTTTTAGTCCAAGAGCTTCTTCATAGAATTTTATACTCTTTTCTAAATCTAAAACATTAAAGTTTTCATGTAAAAAGTGAAATTTCATATTTTCCTCCTAGTTAGTTTTAGCATCTATCATAGCTGAAGAAATTTTTATTCTTTTTTGAATTTTTTGCTTTTCTTCTTCTGTCAGATCAAGCTCTAATTCTTTTTTTAACTTCTCAAGTTCTAATTGCTCATTTTCAATGTTAATTTCATCTAATGGAAATATTTCATCTGCAATTATTGTTGCTTGGTTATTAGAAATTTCTAAAAAACCACCTGTTAAAAAATAAACATCTCTTCTATCTTTTGAAGGACTTTCAATTTCCATCTTTCCTGCTGATAGTTCAGCAACTAAAGGAGCATGATTAGGCATTATACCTATATCTCCTTCTGAAGTTCTAAGTCTTAGATATCCTGCTTCTTGTTCTAATACTTTTTTAATCTGTGTTACAACACTTACCAACATAACTTCCTCCTTATTTTACTAAATCTTTTGATTTAGCAACGGCTTCTTCTATTGTACCAACATATAGAAATGCTTGTTCAGGAATATCATCATGTTTTCCTTCTAATATTTCTCTAAATCCTCTGATTGTTTCTTTTACAGGAACATATTTTCCTTCCATTCCTGTAAATTGTTCTGCAACAGAGAAAGGTTGTGAGAAAAATCTTTCAATTTTTCTAGCTCTTGATACTGTAAGTTTATCTTCATCAGATAATTCATCCATACCTAAGATAGCTATGATATCTTGTAACTCTTTATATCTTTGTAAAACTTCTTGCACTTTTCTTGCAATTTCATAGTGTTCTCTTCCAACTATATCTTCTGATAGAGCCTTAGATGTTGAATCTAATGGGTCGACAGCTGGATATATTCCAAGAGATGCTATATTTCTTGAAAGAACTGTTGTTGCATCCAAGTGAGAGAAAGTTGTAGCTGGTGCTGGGTCAGTCAAGTCATCAGCTGGTACATAAACAGCTTGAACTGATGTGATAGAACCAGATTTTGTTGATGTAATTCTTTCTTGTAAAGCCCCCATTTCTGTTGCCAAGTTTGGTTGGTAACCAACGGCTGAAGGTATTCTTCCAAGTAAAGCTGATACTTCAGATCCTGCTTGTGTAAATCTGAATATATTATCTATAAATAGAAGTACATCTTGTCCATCTTTATCTCTAAAGTTTTCTGCAACTGTAAGTCCTGTTAAAGCAACTCTTAATCTTGCTCCAGGTGGCTCATTCATTTGTCCATAAACAAGAGCTGTCTTTGTAATAACTCCTGACTCAGTCATTTCATTGTACAAGTCTCTTCCTTCTCTCGTTCTTTCTCCAACTCCTGCAAACACAGAAATTCCTCCGTGTCCCTTAGCAATGTTGTTGATAAGTTCCATTATTAAAACTGTCTTACCTACTCCTGCTCCTCCGAATAGACCTATTTTTCCACCTTTTATATATGGTGCTAATAAATCTATAACTTTGATTCCAGTTTCGAATATTTCAGTTTCAGTTTCTAAGTCATCAAACTCAGGTGCTTCTCTATGGATAGGTAAAACTGTTTCAGCATTTACAGGCCCTTGATTGTCAACAGGCTCTCCTAAAACGTTTAATATTCTTCCTAGAACAGCTTTTCCAACTGGTACTGTAATTGGTTTCCCTGTATCTATAACTTCCATTCCTCTTTTTAAACCATCTGTTGAGTCCATGGCAACTGTTCTTACAACATTGTTCCCAAGGTGTTGCTCAACTTCAAGCACAAGTTCTTTGTCTTCTAATTTTACTTTTAAAGCATTATATATTGCAGGCAATTCATCTTTAAAAGCAACGTCTACAACAGCACTTATAATTTGTGTTATAGTTCCTCTATTCACCTATTATTGCCTCCTTACTTTTATTATTTTCTGACTTTATAAAAATTAAGATAAATCTAATTGAGTTTTTCTTGAAAATAATTTTAAATAACTTTTAATAAAACTGCTGCGATGTCCATTATTGTTGAGTGAGCCTTTGTGGAGCTCACGAGACACTAATGGCTATCAAGCAGTTGAATATAAAATTAACAAAATTAAATAATTTGTATTTCAAGAAAAACATTCATTTTATATTATTAATTTTATAAAGCAGATGCTCCTCCAACTATTTCTGTTATTTCTTGAGTAATAGCTGTTTGTCTATTTCTATTGTATTGGATATTCAATGTTTTTATCATTTCATCAGCATTATCTGTTGCACTACCCATTGAATTCTTTCTTGCCGAATGTTCACTAGCAGTATTATTTAAAATAGCTTGATATACTTGTAAATTGATAAATCTAGGTAATAGAGATGATAATATATATTCTGTGCTAGGTTCAAATATATATTCACTATTTACTTCGCCTTCCATTCTAGCTATTGGAATTATTTTTTCACAAGTTAAATCATATCTTAAAGCAGATATAAATTTATTGTATATTAAATAAACTTCATCATATTCATGATTTGCATATTTTAAAACAATATCTTCTGAAACATCTCTTGCAATTTTATTCATTTCTTCAGCAGAAAATTTTGAAAAAGATTCTGAGAAATCGTAATTTCTTTTTGTAGCAAAATCTATAGCTTTTCTTCCGAAAGGAATGATAGATATTTTCTTACCTTCATTTTGTTTAACTAACTTTTCTAGTTCTTTTAAAGTTGAACTGTTAAAGCTTCCACAAAGTCCTCTATCAGAAGTTATAACTATTATAGCTATACTTTTTACTTCTTCTCTTCCATCAAAAAGTGGGTGTCTTTCATTTTTAGTTCCCGCTGCTATATGAGATAGAATTTTTCTCATACTTTCTTCATATGGTCTTGATTCTGAAACTAATTTAGAATATTTTTTAAATTTAGTTGTAGAAACAATTTCCATAGCATTAGTAATTTGACGGGTAGATTGAACAGATTTGATTCTACTTTTTATTTCTTTCATTCCAGGCATAATTTTACTCCTTAATTAAAAGACTTTTTAAAGTTTGCAATACTTTCCTTCAATCTTTCTTCTAAATCTTTATCTAAAGCTTTCTTGTCAGCTATTTCAGTTAAAATATCTGTGTTTCCTTTTAGATATTCTAATAATTCTTTTTCAAATCTTCTTACTTTTGAAATTTCTATATCATCTAAGTGACCATTGATTACAGTATAGAAAGATACAACTTGTTTTTCAACAGTATATGGGTGATATTGAGGTTGTTTCAATATTTCCATTATTCTGTGCCCTCTTTCTAATTGTGCTTTTGTAGCTTTATCAAGGTCTGATCCAAATTGAGCGAAAGTTAAAAGCTCAGTATATTGAGCAAGATCTAATTTAACTTTTGATGCAACTTGTTTCATAGCTTTTATTTGTGCAGCTCCTCCAACTCTCGATACTGATATCCCTGCATTTATTGCTGGTCTAAATCCTGAGTTGAAAAGTTGAGATTCCAAGAATATTTGTCCGTCAGTTATTGATATTACATTAGTAGGAATATATGCAGAAACATCTCCTGCTTGAGTTTCTATAATTGGTAATGCAGTTATAGAACCTCCTCCTAATTCATCAGATAACTTAGCAGCTCTTTCAAGTAATCTTGAATGTAAATAGAATACGTCTCCTGGATAAGCCTCACGTCCAGGTGGTCTTCTAAGTAATAGTGACATTTCTCTGTAAGCAACGGCATGTTTAGATAAATCATCATAAATTATTAAAACATGTTCTCCCTTATCCATGAAGTATTCACCTATAGCTACTCCTGAGTAAGGTGCCATATATTGTAAAGGTGCTGCTTCAGAGGCAGTTGCTGCAACTATTGTTGTATATTCCATACAACCTAAGTCACTTAACTTCTTATATATTTGTGCAACAGTTGATCTTTTTTGTCCTATTGCAACATAAATACATTTTACATTTTGTCCTTTTTGGTTGATTATAGTATCGATAGCTATTGCAGTTTTTCCTGTTTGTCTATCTCCTATAATAAGTTCTCTTTGTCCTCTACCAATAGGAACCATTCCATCTATTGATTTAATTCCTGTTTGTAAAGGTTCTGATACTGGTTGTCTTGAAATAATTCCAGATGCCTTTCTTTCTATAGGCATGTATTTATCTGCAATTATTTCTCCCTTTCCATCTATAGGTTCTCCTAAAGAGTTTATTACTCTACCTAATAAGTTATCTCCAGCAGGTACAGATACAACTTTACCTGTTGCTCTAACTTCATCTCCTTCTTTTATTAAAGAAGCATTTCCAAGGATAACGGCTCCAACATTATCTTCTTCCAAGTTCAAAGCCATTCCCATTACTCCATGAGGAAATTCAAGAAGCTCTCCCGACATAACATTGCTTAAACCATAAATTCTCGCAATACCATCTCCTACTTCAAGAACAGTCCCAGAAGTTTTTATTTCTAAAGTTTTCTTATAGTTATCTATTTCTTTTTTAATAATAGAACTTACTTCTTCTGGTCTAATATTCAAATTGTTACACCTCCATTAAAGACCTTAACTCTTTTTCCAATTATCTAATTCTCTACGGATAGAACCGTCAATAATCTTATCACCTATTTTTATAATTCCACCACCTAGAATAGACTTGTCAACTTTTACTTCTAAGTTAATTTCTTTTCCAGTTTTTTGTGATAATTTATTGATTAATTTAGTTCTTTGTTCTTCAGATAATTCTTTAGTAAAAGTAGCTTTTACATCTAAAATTCTATTTTTTCTATAGTATATTTTTAGATATTCTGCAACAATATATTTTATACAGTTAATTCTACCTTTATCTAAAATATATAGTAAAATATTTAAGTTCTCACTGTTATCTTTACCAAAAATTTCAGTTAAAACTGCCTTTTTTTGTTCATTCTCAATTAAAGGATTTCTGATAAAATTTTTAAATTCTTTATCAGTTCTATATAGAACCATAGCCGAATTTAACATTTCATAAATTTCCTTAACTTGATTCTTCTCTTCAGCAATATCAAATATTGCCTTAGAATATCTTCTTCCTATTTGTGATTTAATCATTTATCTTCCCCTACCTCTGCTATGAATTTATCAATAAGTGAAGTTTCTTGATTATCATCTACCTTTTCTTTTATAATTTTTTCAGCTAGTTCTGCAGCTAAGTTTTTAACTTCTCTACCTAACTCATCTTTGGTATCATTTTTAATTTTTGTAACTTCTAACTCAGTGGCCCTTAAAATATTT encodes the following:
- the rsmA gene encoding 16S rRNA (adenine(1518)-N(6)/adenine(1519)-N(6))-dimethyltransferase RsmA produces the protein MDFKHKKKYGQNFLNNKDEILNQIIEVSNIDENDEILEIGPGQGALTNLLVERAKKLTCVEIDKDLEAGLRKKFSSKENYTLVMGDVLEVDLTKYLNKGTKVVANIPYYITSPIINKLIENKELIDEAYIMVQKEVGERICAKAGKERSILTLAVEYYGEADYLFTIPREFFNPVPNVDSAFISIKFYKDDRYKNKISEDLFFKYIKAAFSNKRKNIVNNLATLGYSKDKIKEILNQVEISENERAENISIDKFIELIDIFEGR
- the atpH gene encoding ATP synthase F1 subunit delta: MIKSQIGRRYSKAIFDIAEEKNQVKEIYEMLNSAMVLYRTDKEFKNFIRNPLIENEQKKAVLTEIFGKDNSENLNILLYILDKGRINCIKYIVAEYLKIYYRKNRILDVKATFTKELSEEQRTKLINKLSQKTGKEINLEVKVDKSILGGGIIKIGDKIIDGSIRRELDNWKKS
- the atpA gene encoding F0F1 ATP synthase subunit alpha, translated to MNIRPEEVSSIIKKEIDNYKKTLEIKTSGTVLEVGDGIARIYGLSNVMSGELLEFPHGVMGMALNLEEDNVGAVILGNASLIKEGDEVRATGKVVSVPAGDNLLGRVINSLGEPIDGKGEIIADKYMPIERKASGIISRQPVSEPLQTGIKSIDGMVPIGRGQRELIIGDRQTGKTAIAIDTIINQKGQNVKCIYVAIGQKRSTVAQIYKKLSDLGCMEYTTIVAATASEAAPLQYMAPYSGVAIGEYFMDKGEHVLIIYDDLSKHAVAYREMSLLLRRPPGREAYPGDVFYLHSRLLERAAKLSDELGGGSITALPIIETQAGDVSAYIPTNVISITDGQIFLESQLFNSGFRPAINAGISVSRVGGAAQIKAMKQVASKVKLDLAQYTELLTFAQFGSDLDKATKAQLERGHRIMEILKQPQYHPYTVEKQVVSFYTVINGHLDDIEISKVRRFEKELLEYLKGNTDILTEIADKKALDKDLEERLKESIANFKKSFN
- the atpG gene encoding ATP synthase F1 subunit gamma — encoded protein: MPGMKEIKSRIKSVQSTRQITNAMEIVSTTKFKKYSKLVSESRPYEESMRKILSHIAAGTKNERHPLFDGREEVKSIAIIVITSDRGLCGSFNSSTLKELEKLVKQNEGKKISIIPFGRKAIDFATKRNYDFSESFSKFSAEEMNKIARDVSEDIVLKYANHEYDEVYLIYNKFISALRYDLTCEKIIPIARMEGEVNSEYIFEPSTEYILSSLLPRFINLQVYQAILNNTASEHSARKNSMGSATDNADEMIKTLNIQYNRNRQTAITQEITEIVGGASAL
- the hpt gene encoding hypoxanthine phosphoribosyltransferase; the protein is MNYRIENLIDRKTVENRIKELAKQIEKDYAGEEVYCVGLLKGSVVFLSDLVKEINSPVIIDFMSVSSYGSETVSSGDVKILKDTDLDLRGKHVLIVEDIIDTGLTLEHVIRYFKESKGVKTLKTCTLLSKPERRKVNIDIDYVGFDVPDKFVIGYGLDYDQKYRNLPYIAVVVFE
- the atpD gene encoding F0F1 ATP synthase subunit beta, with product MNRGTITQIISAVVDVAFKDELPAIYNALKVKLEDKELVLEVEQHLGNNVVRTVAMDSTDGLKRGMEVIDTGKPITVPVGKAVLGRILNVLGEPVDNQGPVNAETVLPIHREAPEFDDLETETEIFETGIKVIDLLAPYIKGGKIGLFGGAGVGKTVLIMELINNIAKGHGGISVFAGVGERTREGRDLYNEMTESGVITKTALVYGQMNEPPGARLRVALTGLTVAENFRDKDGQDVLLFIDNIFRFTQAGSEVSALLGRIPSAVGYQPNLATEMGALQERITSTKSGSITSVQAVYVPADDLTDPAPATTFSHLDATTVLSRNIASLGIYPAVDPLDSTSKALSEDIVGREHYEIARKVQEVLQRYKELQDIIAILGMDELSDEDKLTVSRARKIERFFSQPFSVAEQFTGMEGKYVPVKETIRGFREILEGKHDDIPEQAFLYVGTIEEAVAKSKDLVK
- a CDS encoding VOC family protein; translation: MKFHFLHENFNVLDLEKSIKFYEEALGLKVEREKFAEDGSYKIVYLGDGITNFQLELTWLADRTEKYDLGDEEFHLAFEVDDYEGAFKKHTEMGCVVFVNEKMGIYFITDPDGYWIEILPPKK
- the atpC gene encoding ATP synthase F1 subunit epsilon — encoded protein: MLVSVVTQIKKVLEQEAGYLRLRTSEGDIGIMPNHAPLVAELSAGKMEIESPSKDRRDVYFLTGGFLEISNNQATIIADEIFPLDEINIENEQLELEKLKKELELDLTEEEKQKIQKRIKISSAMIDAKTN